The nucleotide window TGCGTGCGCGTCAGATTGCGAAAATGACCACGAATGGATCCAATTGCCCCAACAGACATACGCCGGAGCATAGCAGACAGGCCGCGTCTGGATGAAAATCTGTCGAGCAAATAATATTTGTTGCAACGAATACTTTTTCGCCGCATCTTTTGATTACTAGCCGTGGTTTCGGCAATACAGTTGTTTACACGGCTATCTTCTGCTTCGCTCTTTTACTGGAAGCCGAGACTCAGATTTCTAAGTACACCCGCAACCCAAATCGAAAGGAAATACATTTATGAAGCTTCTCAAGATCGCCTCTGGACTTCTCGTTCTTGCCGCCCCGTTCGCCATGGCTCAAACCTCCACCTGGAAGAGCGATTCGGCTCACAGCGAAGTGAATTTCGCCATCAAGCATCTCGGCGTTTCCAACATTCGCGGCCGTTTCGGCAAGGTTGATGCCACCATCACCCTCGACGAAAAAGACATCACCAAGTCCACAGTGAACGCCACCATCGACGTTACCGGCGTGGATACCGGCGAGGCGCCGCGTGACAATCACCTCAAGACAGATAGCTTTTTTGACGTGGCAAAGTACCCGACCGCGACCTTCGTGAGCACGAGCGTAGCCAAGAGCGGCGATGGACTCACTGTGACCGGCAACCTGACCCTTCACGGCGTGACCAAGCCAGTTGTTCTCCAGATCGAAGGACCGACCGCTCCGGTCGACGGTATGGACAAAAAGCCTCATATCGGTTTTTCGGGCAGGACCACCATTCATCGCACTGACTTCGGCATTGGCGCAGGTTTCCCAGCTGCGGTCGTAGGCGAAGATGTGCGGCTGACGATCGATCTGGATGTAGCCAAACAGTAATCGCGCAATGAATTGAAAGAAAAGACTTTGCACGGCCGGAGGCTGAATCCATCAGCCTCCGCAGTTTTAACTCATATTTGTTTTATCGGAGAGCGGAATGTCGTCAGGCTTGCCAGAAACAGAGCGTGCTGCCAGTTCTGCAAGTCCGGGCTTTTCGAGCCCCCAGGAAGAGGCGCTGTTAACCCTGATGCGTAGTGCAGATTGCCTGCATCGCACGCTACAGCAGCGGTTGAAGCCCTATGGCCTGACATCGACCCAATATAACGTACTGCGTATTTTGCGTGGCGCCAGATCTACCGGCCTCACCTGCTCCGCTATCGGGCAGCGAATGATTACGCCTGAGCCGGATATTACGCGGCTTCTTGCTCGCCTCAAGCTGCAAAAGCTCATCTCTCAGCAGCGCGATCAAAAAGACAGGCGCGTCCTATGGACACACATTACGGACCTGGGGCTGGAGCTTTTGTCTAAACTGAGTGACGTTATTGATCAAGCGCCGAAAGAGCTTTTCCAGAATCTCAATTCGGAGGAGCTGCGGAGTTTCATCCGGCTGCTGAACAAGGTGCAAGCCTGTAGTGAAAGGACCGTCGCAGCAAGTGATTCGGCGGGAAACAGGCCTCCCGTTACCGGGAAGCCATCTTCGCGACACTTGCAGCCAAACCCACTTCTTCCTCGCCCTCACCCTGAATAATCTTATGGTGCAGGCAATAGAGAGCCAGTTCGAGCCGGTCTGAAACGCCGAGCTTATCGTAGATTTTGCGCAGGTAGTTTTTGATTACCTGTTCCGTGGTTCCCAACTGATACGCAATTTCCTTATTCCGCTTACCCTGGGTAATACAGGTAATGATCGCCATCTCTTTTGGCGAAAGTCTAGGCTGGGTCCGCGGACTCACGAGTGCAGCGGCCTGCGAACGATAGGCCTCAATCACCAGATTGATGGACTGGTTATCGATCCAGGTCTCTCCCGAAGCAATCTTGCGGACGCACTTCACCAGCAAATCCGGTGAAATGGCGCGCGAAATAATGCCCCGAACTCCACGCCGGTAAAGTTCGACTGTGTGGCTCTCGTCGGAATAGGATGCCTGAACGATGATCTTGACGTCAGGCGCAAGGCGAAGCAGTTCAGGAATCGCATTCGCGGTTCCGGTCAGCATTCCGCCTTCTAATAGAACGACATCTGTAGGGTATCGCTGCACAGCCGCGTGCAGATTCTCGATCGAGTCGGCTTGCGCAACGACGCGAACATCATCCTCCAGGGCAAAGACTTTTCGTATACCAACGCGGTAAATGGCCTGAGAGTCCGCTAGAATGACGCGGATCGCACCCGGCTTGGCTGCCGAATCGTGAACTTCCCCTTCTGGAGAGTCTTCCAGAATATCCATTTTGATGATTGACATAGGTGCCTGCAGAATTACTGATCAGCGAATCGGTACTCATCAATTGTGGCGGCTGTATGGTAACCAGTTTGACTTGGGTAACAGCGTACCACACGTCCACGACAATGAACTAGTACGTCTCGGGGTGTGCCAAGAATCTCTCCCGGCATTCTCAAAGAGAATCCGATGGACGTCGCCGGGGTTACAGCTCGGTCCGTAATGAAGAGGACTCCGCTGGCGGAAACGTTACTCGTCACCGCTGCAAACTCCCCACCATCCGCTGATAAAACCACGGGAAGACTCAAAGGAAATCGCACCGCGCAGCGAACCTCCTGACGGGGCGCGCCTCCAGTGCTTGTTGGTGAAACAGGCAACTCTGGGATCGATAGATTCATCGGGCAACCATTCCTTTCAGGAAGCGTTACCAATACTGTAACTCAAGTTGAGTACTGCTGGACTGATACCAAAGTTTCTTTCACTCACGCAACTGTAACCTTCGCTTAAGTACTTCGTAAATAACCCTTCTGTGGTATCTGCTTCCTGCAATTGGAGATCCGGGAAAAGCGAAAACCAGTTACTTTGGTCACGGCCTTATCCGACGCCTGTCGGGTAGCCGCGAGGTTGGCTGCTTTTCTATATAGGCTGACTGCGCTCCTATATATATTGACCTCACGCCCGGCTCGATTCGGGTTTGTTCCCTAGGCTTAGGCCGTATAGGGTGTTCCGGTGCCGGAATCGGGCATTGGAATGGGACTGTGATTGTCGCGAATCGTTTCAGTCTCAGTCCAAACGGTGGTCTAGTCGGCGATCTAATCGGCGGTCAGGCCCAGAAAGCAGCCGAAGAGCCGACCCATTCCTGGTTTTTGTTGTGGTCTACGCCCATCATTTTTCCGCGTCCTAACCGCACCAGCGATAAGGCAGGCGTCAGTTCGCCTCCGTCGGGCCATAAATACAGGATGCGAATCTCTGCCTGAGTGAGCCCGTGTGGAGTCTTAACCGTAGGTTCAAAATACATCCGCTGCTGCAGGAGATAATCTCCACGTTGCTGCTCTGGTATCGCCAGCAAATCTCCTCGGCTGGGCGAGAACTGTATTCCTTTTCCTGCAAATGAGAACAGGGGTTTCAGCAACAGATTGTCATAAATGATCCCTGGATCATTCCCCTGGGGTAGAGAAACGCCCGCTGCCGCCAATTGGGTGTGGCCGGTTCCGTTTAGAAAATCTGTAAGAAATACCGCAGGTGGAACTACCGGATCACCAGCCGAAAGTTCAAGAGGGAATTTATTTTCCACGGAAGAATCATTTGCTGACTTCGAAAGCCACGGCACAGCATACTTGCTGATTAAAAAATACCAGTTAGGATGCCCGGCCCACTCTACATCCCACTCCTGAGTCAGGCGGAAGGGCAGTTCTATCCTGCGCGCGATCATCTCATCTGCAATCGCCCGATTGTAGATGCGATGGATGGGGATCAACTCCCCCTGGGCATTTCGATAATGCAGTTTTTTACCAATAGGAATGAGGCTTGTTATATCGACGACCGCGATTCCCAACGCTTTTGCCGTCAGCAAAAAATCGGGAAGCGTCTTCTGGTGCAACGGATCCACTTCCGTCAGCACAACATTTTCCGGCGCGTGATTGCCAAGCACGGTGCGGCGCAACAGTTCCCAGAACCCCGCCTCGGTTAAATCACCAAGGAAGGTACCGAGGGATTTTGGGAGATCGTAAGCATCCGCGTATGCATGGTTCAACAATGTCTGATAGGCGTACACAGACGGAAAAGCCTGGAGCTCCACGAGCCTTGGAACCAGGGTTCCTTTTCCATCGCGAACGAGCGCAAAATCTGCGGTCAGAAAATGAGGGTGCGAGGATTCTCCAGCCACGCAAAACTTCTCGGGAATGGAATTTCTGGCTCCCACTAGGTATTCCGGCCACCTGAGCAGGCGCTCCGTCAGCCGAATTCCGGCATCTGCCATCTCATTCAGGAGTGCCTTGGGGAGAAAAACGGGGGTTTCGGCCACCCGGAACTCCACTTTTGTACCCGAATCTGTATCCAAACGAGCCAATAAATTCCGATATTGCTCTGCCGTAAATCCAGTGTTAAAGGCAGCTCGTAATTTGTCGATCAAGTAATGCCTCCAACCGCGAAAGTAATCTCATTCCGTTGGAAAAGAGTTTATTACCACGCTTTTCCCATAATGAAAAGAGAATAGACCCTTAAATTTGACCATTTTACAGCTTTCGTTGTACTTCCATGAGGCGCTTTGCGGTAGGCTTTCCTTAGATTTGTCAAATTAGACGGAGATTTAACCATGACCTTTGCTGCTGTTTCCCCCCTTCGCATCCTGTCCGCGCTCGTTCTTACTGTCACTTCAACCGCTGCATTTGCCGGCCCTACCCTGCCGATGCCGAACCCGAAGGACATTCACTTCGTAGCTGAGAACGGTCCTACGTTGCCGATGCCGAACCCGAAGGATATTCACTTCGTAGCTGAGAACGGTCCTACGTTGCCGATGCCGAACCCGAAGGATATTCACTTCGTAGCTGAAAATGGCCCTACGTTGCCGATGCCTAACCCGAAGGATATTCACTTCGTAGCTGAGAACGGTCCTACGCTGCCGATGCCTAACCCGAAGGATATTCACTTCGTCGCCGAAAATGGTCCTACGTTGCCGATGCCGAACCCGAAGGATATTCACTTCGTCGCCGAAAATGGTCCTACGTTGCCGATGCCGAACCCGAAGGATATTCACTTCGTAGCTGAAAATGGCCCTACGTTGCCGATGCCGAACCCGAAGGATATTCACTTCGTCGCTGAAAATGGCCCTACGTTGCCGATGCCGAACCCGAAGGATATTCACTTCGTAGCTGAAAATGGCCCTACGCTGCCGATGCCGAACCCGAAGGATATTCACTTCGTCGCCGAGAATGGTCCTACGCTGCCGATGCCGAACCCGAAGGATATTCACTTCGTAGCTGAGAATGGCCCGACGTTGCCGATGCCTAATCCGAAGGATATCCACGTT belongs to Acidicapsa ligni and includes:
- a CDS encoding YceI family protein; the encoded protein is MKLLKIASGLLVLAAPFAMAQTSTWKSDSAHSEVNFAIKHLGVSNIRGRFGKVDATITLDEKDITKSTVNATIDVTGVDTGEAPRDNHLKTDSFFDVAKYPTATFVSTSVAKSGDGLTVTGNLTLHGVTKPVVLQIEGPTAPVDGMDKKPHIGFSGRTTIHRTDFGIGAGFPAAVVGEDVRLTIDLDVAKQ
- a CDS encoding MarR family winged helix-turn-helix transcriptional regulator yields the protein MSSGLPETERAASSASPGFSSPQEEALLTLMRSADCLHRTLQQRLKPYGLTSTQYNVLRILRGARSTGLTCSAIGQRMITPEPDITRLLARLKLQKLISQQRDQKDRRVLWTHITDLGLELLSKLSDVIDQAPKELFQNLNSEELRSFIRLLNKVQACSERTVAASDSAGNRPPVTGKPSSRHLQPNPLLPRPHPE
- a CDS encoding LuxR C-terminal-related transcriptional regulator, producing MSIIKMDILEDSPEGEVHDSAAKPGAIRVILADSQAIYRVGIRKVFALEDDVRVVAQADSIENLHAAVQRYPTDVVLLEGGMLTGTANAIPELLRLAPDVKIIVQASYSDESHTVELYRRGVRGIISRAISPDLLVKCVRKIASGETWIDNQSINLVIEAYRSQAAALVSPRTQPRLSPKEMAIITCITQGKRNKEIAYQLGTTEQVIKNYLRKIYDKLGVSDRLELALYCLHHKIIQGEGEEEVGLAASVAKMASR
- a CDS encoding PilZ domain-containing protein yields the protein MNLSIPELPVSPTSTGGAPRQEVRCAVRFPLSLPVVLSADGGEFAAVTSNVSASGVLFITDRAVTPATSIGFSLRMPGEILGTPRDVLVHCRGRVVRCYPSQTGYHTAATIDEYRFADQ